One genomic region from Phragmites australis chromosome 1, lpPhrAust1.1, whole genome shotgun sequence encodes:
- the LOC133909083 gene encoding replication protein A 14 kDa subunit-like produces MDTSSPAALVNAEILNMFVGRRVRTVVQVQRNEGGVLVGLSTDGHQLTIKSAMDVSVSHFMEVYGIAESNQTIRAEICTDFGPNFDAKAFDGLCKLASDKFKHLFL; encoded by the exons ATGGATACGTCAAGCCCTGCAGCACTTGTCAATGCAGAGATTCTGAACATGTTTGTTGGGCGAAGAGTGCGCACAGTAGTTCAAGTCCAACGCAATGAAGGTGGAGTACTTGTCGGGCTGTCTACTGACGGGCATCAGTTGACTATCAAAAGTGCCATGGATGTCTCTGTATCACATTTTATGGAGGTTTATGGAATCGCTGAAAGCAACCAGACCATCCGTGCTGAAATTTGCACAGATTTTGGTCCCAACTTTG ATGCCAAGGCATTCGATGGATTGTGCAAGCTTGCGAGTGACAAGTTCAAGCACCTGTTCCTGTAG